GTATCGCCGAAGATGCAGAGCACGCCCTTTTGCTGGGCGTACAGCTGCACCGCCCCGGCCGCCAGCAGCCGCAAGGCCAGCCCCACGAGCACGATCATCGGCACGATCGCGTACCGGGTCCATCGCGATCGTCTCGTCGATTCGGGCATGGTACGCTCGAAGGCCGCCCCGAGCTTGGGGGCAGCGGGATCGGGGCTTGAAGGAATGGGTCGAGTTCCCGTCCGATCACATCAAAAAGCCGGCGCGTCCCAGGCGGGGCGGTATCCTAGCCCCGAACACCGGGACGGTCAATCGCAACCAGGGACGACCCGCCTTGCACGCCGGCAAGGCGGTCGCAACGAGTCGCGCCGCTCGGAGCCCTCGATTCGGCTCGGATCAATCCACGTCCACGTCGATCGCGTGGGACTTCAGCTCCTCGATCGAGACAAACTCTAGCGCAGACATATGCGTGGCTTCCAGCACGACGCGAGGAGCCATTCCGGCCTCCAGCGCCTCCTTCCAGCGCTCGACGCAAAGGCACCAGCGGTCGCCGGGTTTCAGGCCGGGGAAGCCGTACTGGGGCATCGGGGTAATCAGGTCGTTCCCTCGACGTCGAGAGAATTCGAGAAACTCGCCCGTCATCTCAGCGCAGACCAGGTGCAAGCCGACATCGTCGGCCCCCGTGTGGCAGCATCCGTCTCGGAAAAAGCCGGTCACGGGGTCGAGGCTGCACGATTCGAGATTGCTCCCCAGGACGTTCTTGGCCATCGCGATCACGCTCTCCTTTTGATCCCTCGTTGCGTCTTGAAACGGCGCGGCCAGCCGTTTCGATACGAGTATCGTATCCCATCAGGGGAGGGGCGTCGAAACCTCAAGGACCGACCAGGCTTCTTCGCGGCGACGGGTCCAGCGGTCCTCAGCGTCCGTGATGGAGCACGAACAGGCGGCGGGCGGTCCGGATGGCCTCCTCAACCTCGGGCATGCCCTGATCGATGACCTGAAAGAGCAGGCGATCGAACTCGGCCTCCAACGACGCGGCAGGGAGCGCCTTCGACGAGGCAATCGACGGCCGAGCCGCGGTCGTCGAGGGGGTGGGAGTCGGTTCCGAGGCGGTTCTGGCCGGAGACGTCGACGTCTTCCGAGGACGATTCCGCCGGGCCTTCTTTGGCCTCAAGGGGCTCGTTTCTGCGTTCGGCTGGGGAGGGGAAACGGCGGCGGACGCAGGCTTCGACGGCCGGTTCGTCCGGAGGTTGCCGGACAATCCCAACTTCGCCCGCATTCGGTGGACGAGCGTTTCGCTGATCGACCCTTCGTGCCCCGCCTCGTTCCAGGCCTGATTGACGGCCCGGAATCCGGCCTTCGGGTGGTCACCGAGGTACCCTCGGACGAAACTGGTCTTGGAAACCTCGGCCTGGCGGGGGGAGGCGGTTGCCATTGTCTTTTCTCCCAAAGTCGCAAGTTACGAGAATCGATCAAGTTTAACCGATCCCCACACTCACTCGTCAAACTCAAGAATCAACACAACCGCCTCAATCGCCACACCCAACCCAATCGACCAACCCAGACCGGGGAACGGCTTGGAACTCCATTGAAAAACGACCCGGTGCAAGGAACCAACCCGTCATGACAACGTCCCGAGCGAGCGATCCGATTCAGCAAGCGGCCGAGGCGTTGGCCTCGGCCCGAGCGTTGGTCATCGGTGCCGGAGCGGGTATGGGAGTCGACTCCGGCCTGCCCGACTTCCGCGGCCGGGAGGGCTTCTGGCGTGCCTACCCAATGGCCGAGCGCCTCGGCCTGAGCTTCGCCGAGATGGCCAACCCCCGATGGTTCCGGCACGATCCGGCCTTCGCCTGGGGCTTCTACGGCCACCGGCTGAACCTTTATCGTGCGACAACCCCACACCCCGGCTTCGCCATCCTGCGCCGATGGATGGCGCAAATGAGCGGGGGCGGGTTCGTGGTCACGTCCAATGTTGATGGCCAGTTCCAGCGCGCCGGGTTCCCGGCCGATCACCTGGTGGAATGCCACGGACGGATTGAGTTGTTTCAGTGCCTCGACTCGTGCGGTGCCGAGTTGTTCGACGCCCCTGCGGACCCGCTGGTGATCGACATGGAGGAGCTTCGGGCTGCCGAGCCCCTGCCCCGATGCCCGCGATGCGGGGGGATCGCCAGGCCGAACATCCTGATGTTCGGCGATTTCGATTGGGACTGGTCCCTCACCAATGCTCAGGAGCGGCGGTTCGGGGAGTGGCTTTCGACCGTCGTCGACGCCGGGCCGATTGTCGTCGTCGAGTGCGGGGCCGGAACAGCAATCTCGACCATCCGATCGCTTTGTGAGCGCACGGCCGAGCAGCTTGGCGGCACGCTCATCCGCATCAACCCCCGAGAGTCGCAGGTCCCCCGCGGCCACATCGGGCTGCCGCTGGGGGCCGCGGAGGGGCTCGATGCGATCGACCGGCGGCTGGCGAGACTCCGAGAATCGGTCTCCGAACCGGGCGACTCGGATTAATCGCCCCGCTTGTACCACTTGCTCGCCTGCTCCTGGCCAGCGTCAAGCTCCTCCACAATGGCCTTGAAGGCCGTCGACAGGTGCACGTCGCGTTGCAGGCGTTCCAGCTCCTTCGCATCGAGCCGGGTGGCGGAGGGACCGAGCCCCTGATCGATCCGACCGCCTCCGTTGGTCAGTTCCATCCACATCACGGTCTGGCCGTGAGCGGCGG
The DNA window shown above is from Tautonia rosea and carries:
- a CDS encoding SIR2 family NAD-dependent protein deacylase; the protein is MTTSRASDPIQQAAEALASARALVIGAGAGMGVDSGLPDFRGREGFWRAYPMAERLGLSFAEMANPRWFRHDPAFAWGFYGHRLNLYRATTPHPGFAILRRWMAQMSGGGFVVTSNVDGQFQRAGFPADHLVECHGRIELFQCLDSCGAELFDAPADPLVIDMEELRAAEPLPRCPRCGGIARPNILMFGDFDWDWSLTNAQERRFGEWLSTVVDAGPIVVVECGAGTAISTIRSLCERTAEQLGGTLIRINPRESQVPRGHIGLPLGAAEGLDAIDRRLARLRESVSEPGDSD
- a CDS encoding DUF2237 family protein, translated to MAKNVLGSNLESCSLDPVTGFFRDGCCHTGADDVGLHLVCAEMTGEFLEFSRRRGNDLITPMPQYGFPGLKPGDRWCLCVERWKEALEAGMAPRVVLEATHMSALEFVSIEELKSHAIDVDVD